The Strix aluco isolate bStrAlu1 chromosome 1, bStrAlu1.hap1, whole genome shotgun sequence genome has a window encoding:
- the XCR1 gene encoding chemokine XC receptor 1, whose protein sequence is MDDEHYALNLDENYSYEYINESNVCETGDYFVFYTHLTTVLYTLVFLLSLLGNTLVLWILFKYENLTSLTNVFIMNLCVSDLVFSCMLPFWAVDQTFGWIFGEFLCKALNAVFSVGYYSGVFFLTLMTILRYLSVVNPLSPLGSQTQCCGFLVSLVVWTGSILIVVPEVIHTTVQENLEGDKICDYGDWKWKKVDIYQRNILFLFSFGVIVFCYFKILVILLRARSRRKHRTVRLIFIIVVAFFLSWAPYNILSFLLTFPPPTCQYERDSNLAFYISRKIAFSHCCLNPVLYVFVGVKFKRHLLRLCSQYLPCGDGQVSSPRICSEGKFHYEGASTY, encoded by the coding sequence ATGGATGATGAACATTATGCACTCAATTTGGATGAGAACTACTCATATGAATATATTAATGAAAGCAATGTCTGCGAAACGGGCGACTATTTTGTATTTTACACCCATCTCACTACTGTCCTCTACACTCTGGTATTTTTGCTCAGCCTGCTAGGAAACACTCTAGTGTTATGGATCCTATTCAAATATGAAAACCTTACATCTTTAACGAACGTCTTCATCATGAATCTCTGTGTCTCTGATTTAGTATTCTCCTGCATGCTGCCTTTCTGGGCGGTGGACCAGACCTTTGGGTGGATTTTTGGTGAGTTCCTTTGCAAAGCGTTGAATGCTGTTTTCTCCGTTGGCTACTACAGCGGTGTGTTCTTTCTGACTCTAATGACTATCCTGCGGTACTTGTCCGTAGTGAACCCCCTCTCGCCTCTGGGATCTCAGACGCAGTGCTGTGGTTTTCTGGTGAGCTTGGTTGTTTGGACTGGTAGCATATTAATTGTGGTTCCTGAGGTGATTCACACCACAGTGCAAGAAAACTTGGAAGGGGACAAGATCTGTGATTATGGTGATTGGAAATGGAAAAAGGTGGACATTTATCAGAGAAACATactcttcctgttttcttttggggTTATTGTATTCTGTTACTTCAAGATACTGGTTATCCTGCTCAGAGCAAGATCTCGCAGAAAGCACAGAACTGTGAGGCTCATCTTTATTATTGTGGTGGCTTTTTTCCTGAGCTGGGCACCTTACAACATCCTCAGCTTTCTGCTTACTTTTCCACCACCTACCTGTCAGTATGAAAGAGACTCCAATCTTGCCTTTTACATCAGTCGTAAAATTGCCTTCTCCCACTGCTGCCTCAACCCTGTGCTCTATGTGTTTGTTGGAGTCAAATTCAAGAGGCATTTGTTACGTTTATGCAGTCAATATCTACCCTGCGGTGATGGTCAAGTCTCCAGCCCCAGGATCTGCTCTGAAGGCAAATTCCACTATGAAGGTGCATCCACCTACTGA